The Spirochaetaceae bacterium genome segment CTTATATTAATAATTTCTTTAGTAAAAATTATTGCCGTATCTTTATCTTTTAAGGATATTTCTTCGCTATTTTCCATAACTTTTAACAGCATAAGCCAATAAAAGTAAAATGTCAAGGCCGCTGCCAATTTTTTACAGTCTTAATAAAGTTAAGGACAATTTTACTTGTTAGCCTTAATATAACCGCCGCCCAATACTAAATCATTATGGTAAAAAACAGCGCTTTGGCCCGGTGTAATGGCTCGCTCAGGCCGGTCGAGGCTAACTTTAATTCCGTTTGCTTGCTTATTTATAGTAGCGCCAATAGTGCGGCTGCCGGACCTTACCTTAACCTGCGCCGTAAAAGGAAAAGTTGGTTGCTGTACAAAAACGGCATTACTTAAGCTAAAATTTTGGCTAAATAATTGTGTCTCATCACCTAACACAACCGTACCGCTGCCGGCATCTAATTTAATGACATACAGTGGGCTGCCGCCGGCCACCCCCAGCCCGCGCCGCTGGCCGATAGTATAATGTGAAAGCCCTTTACCCTGCTTTAACAAGCGGCCGTTACTATCAACAATAGCGGCAGGCGCTTCATTTTGACAACGCAATAATTCTTCTCCTAAACAAAAATCTTGACTATCCTGCTTTTCTTTAACTGGTAAATCAAATTGTTCGGCCAGTCGGCGCGTGGCTTCTTTATCACTAAACGTTCCCAGAGGAAATCTTAACCTTTGTAAAACATCTTGACTAAGACGGTATAGAAAATAACTTTGGTCTTTTAAGATAAAGCTGCCTTTGGCCAAATAATATAAATTGTTATGTTGCTCTACCCGAGCATAGTGGCCGCTGGCCCAGTAACAATCTTTCCAGTTAGCCGGCAGCAAGGCCATTACCTTAGTAAAAAAAAGGCCAAACTTCATTTCTTGATTACAATTAACACAAGGATTAGGCGTTAGAGCGGCGGCATAAATATTACGTACGCTCTCTAAAAATTGTTCGTATTCGGCAGCAATATCAATCACCAAATGTTTAATGCCTAGCAGCCGGCAAATGGCGGTGGCATCGTTAATGTCTTGCCGCTGCCCCTCTTTTTTATGAGCCATCGTAGCCGCTACTACCTCTACTCCTTGATTTAATAACACACCGGCCGTTACCGCCGAATCTACCCCGCCGCTCATCGCTACGATAGCCTTGCTGCCGGCAGGTATTTGTAA includes the following:
- the mnmA gene encoding tRNA 2-thiouridine(34) synthase MnmA gives rise to the protein MKNNLQIPAGSKAIVAMSGGVDSAVTAGVLLNQGVEVVAATMAHKKEGQRQDINDATAICRLLGIKHLVIDIAAEYEQFLESVRNIYAAALTPNPCVNCNQEMKFGLFFTKVMALLPANWKDCYWASGHYARVEQHNNLYYLAKGSFILKDQSYFLYRLSQDVLQRLRFPLGTFSDKEATRRLAEQFDLPVKEKQDSQDFCLGEELLRCQNEAPAAIVDSNGRLLKQGKGLSHYTIGQRRGLGVAGGSPLYVIKLDAGSGTVVLGDETQLFSQNFSLSNAVFVQQPTFPFTAQVKVRSGSRTIGATINKQANGIKVSLDRPERAITPGQSAVFYHNDLVLGGGYIKANK